One window of Mauremys reevesii isolate NIE-2019 linkage group 4, ASM1616193v1, whole genome shotgun sequence genomic DNA carries:
- the LOC120403537 gene encoding ubiquinol-cytochrome-c reductase complex assembly factor 2 encodes MAATRYRRFLKLCEEWPVEETKRGRDLGAFLRQRVAQAFREGESTQIADPANCDQMYESLVRIHTNFYKNKYPRLKDTSFTGVTVEECKLILATDSGKQMEEMKKGKWKKLREKFSAKNAEEDSKL; translated from the exons ATGGCGGCCACCCGCTACCGGCGGTTTCTGAAGCTCTGCGAGGAGTGGCCGGTGGAGGAGACCAAGCGGGGCCGGGACCTGGGCGCCTTCCTGCGGCAGCGGGTGGCCCAGGCCTTCCGGGAGGGGGAGAGCACCCAG ATTGCTGACCCTGCAAACTGTGACCAAATGTATGAGAGTTTAGTCAGAATCCACACCAATTTCTATAAAAACAAG TATCCACGCCTGAAAGATACGAGCTTCACTGGAGTGACAGTGGAAGAATGCAAGCTGATCCTAGCAACAG ACAGCGGGAAACAGATGGAGGAAATGAAAAAAGGTAAATGGAAAAAACTGCGAGAGAAGTTCTCTGCCAAGAATGCTGAAGAGGACTCGAAGTTATaa
- the IP6K3 gene encoding inositol hexakisphosphate kinase 3 isoform X2 — translation MLCQEIKRTSTTSSERLFVKWSQAPFTKTIKDSCPGKALLRTELQYRTDVSSLMEDTNGNQPERKSYNPWGLHCHQLHLNRMSSKLDENKLHQFLLLENVVSKYQYPCILDLKMGTRQHGDDASEEKKARHIQKCEQSTSGSLGVRICGMQVYQADTGQFLCKDKYYGRKLSPDGFRQALYQFLHNGNRLRTDLLEPILLQLKALLSVIKTQSSYRFYSSSLLIIYDGQEPKKNKETLDNHPQGCFQNVNCTMPHGTGHPKVDIRMIDFAHTTYKGSKYNHTIYDGPDHGYIFGLENLVKILENTREGE, via the exons ATGCTATGTCAGGAGATCAAGCGGACGTCCACCACCAGCAGCGAGCGCTTGTTTGTCAAATGGAGTCAGGCACCTTTCACAAAGACCATCAAAGACAG CTGCCCCGGGAAGGCGCTCCTGAGGACGGAACTTCAGTACCGTACGGACGTCTCTTCGCTCATGGAGGATACAAATGGGAACCAGCCAGAAAGAAAGAGCTATAATCCCTGGGGACTGCACTGCCACCAACTGCACCTGAACCGCATGTCCTCCAAACTTGATGAGAACAAACTACATC AGTTTCTGTTGCTTGAAAACGTGGTGTCAAAGTATCAATATCCCTGCATTCTGGACTTAAAGATGGGAACCAGGCAgcatggagatgatgcatcagaaGAGAAGAAAGCACGCCACATACAGAAGTGTGAACAGAGCACTTCTGGATCTCTTGGAGTTCGCATCTGCGGAATGCAG GTTTACCAAGCAGATACTGGCCAATTTCTCTGCAAAGACAAGTATTATGGAAGGAAACTATCGCCCGATGGCTTCAGACAAGCCCTCTACCAGTTCCTTCACAATGGTAACCGCCTCAGAACAGATCTCTTGGAACCCATTCTGTTACAGCTAAAGGCTCTGCTTTCAGTCATCAAAACCCAGAGCTCCTATCGATTCTACTCCAGCTCCCTTCTCATCATCTATGATGGACAGGAACCCAAGAAGAATAAAGAAACTTTAGACAACCATCCTCAGGGGTGTTTTCAGAACGTAAATTGCACCATGCCGCATGGGACTGGTCACCCCAAAGTTGACATCCGCATGATAGATTTTGCTCACACCACTTATAAAGGTTCAAAGTATAATCACACCATCTACGACGGGCCAGACCACGGCTATATTTTCGGTCTGGAAAATCTTGTCAAAATTCTTGAGAATACTAGAGAAGGAGAATGA